A DNA window from Fusobacterium sp. contains the following coding sequences:
- the thiH gene encoding 2-iminoacetate synthase ThiH: MSYYDELVKWKDFDFENYFSSVTDEDIRESIGKDKLGVYDYLNLLSPKAQNHLEEMAVKAAKLTRQHFGNVIGLYLPIYVSNYCTSNCIYCGFSKKNLIKRRHMKFEEIEHEAQEIAKTGIGNILLLTGEAKGLVDKEYLKGGIDILKKYFSSVSIEVMPLDEEDYKYLAEDGLDGLTVYQETYDEVRYEQVHLSGEKRNFKYRLDTPERGAKAGIRTIGIGALLGLGGIRSDAFKTGLHLKYLMENYPNSEFSISFPRVNEAEGNLKDSYAVDDLTFVQILLANRIFQPKAGITLSTRESVVMRDNIVALGVTKFSAGSKTEVGGYSHENESTAQFDISDNRNVEEIVKAIRGRGLEVVYKDWETLV; encoded by the coding sequence GTGAGCTATTATGATGAACTTGTAAAATGGAAAGATTTTGATTTTGAAAATTATTTTTCTAGTGTTACAGATGAAGATATAAGGGAAAGTATAGGAAAAGATAAACTGGGAGTATATGATTATTTAAACCTTCTTTCCCCTAAAGCACAAAACCATCTGGAAGAAATGGCAGTAAAAGCTGCAAAACTTACAAGGCAGCATTTTGGAAATGTAATAGGGCTGTATCTTCCTATATATGTTTCTAATTACTGTACAAGTAACTGTATTTACTGTGGGTTTTCAAAAAAAAACCTTATAAAAAGAAGACATATGAAATTTGAAGAAATAGAACATGAAGCACAGGAAATAGCTAAAACAGGAATAGGAAATATACTTCTTCTTACAGGAGAGGCAAAGGGGTTAGTAGATAAAGAATATCTTAAAGGTGGAATAGATATATTAAAAAAATATTTTTCCTCTGTTTCGATAGAAGTGATGCCTCTAGATGAAGAGGACTATAAATATTTAGCAGAAGATGGATTAGATGGACTTACAGTATATCAGGAGACATATGATGAAGTAAGATATGAACAGGTACATCTTTCTGGGGAAAAGAGAAATTTTAAATATCGTTTAGATACACCTGAGAGAGGAGCAAAGGCAGGAATCAGAACTATTGGAATAGGGGCTCTTCTTGGACTGGGAGGAATCAGGAGTGATGCTTTTAAGACAGGACTTCATCTGAAATATCTTATGGAAAATTATCCCAACAGTGAATTCAGTATATCTTTTCCAAGAGTAAATGAAGCAGAGGGAAATCTGAAAGACAGCTATGCTGTAGATGATTTGACTTTTGTACAGATACTCCTTGCTAACAGAATATTTCAGCCAAAAGCTGGGATAACTCTTTCAACTAGAGAAAGTGTTGTAATGAGAGATAATATTGTAGCTCTGGGAGTAACAAAATTTTCAGCTGGCTCAAAAACAGAAGTGGGAGGTTATTCTCATGAAAATGAGTCTACTGCCCAATTTGATATAAGTGATAATAGAAATGTCGAGGAAATAGTAAAGGCTATAAGAGGAAGAGGGCTGGAAGTAGTATATAAAGACTGGGAGACATTAGTATGA
- the thiF gene encoding sulfur carrier protein ThiS adenylyltransferase ThiF translates to MKIGIAGSGGIGSNVAVHLVRLGVKELKFGDFDVIEESNLNRQFYFKDQIGKYKAEMLYENLKRINPDGDFQYDIIKFERENIKEFFQDCDIIIEGFDKKEYKSMLVEELYPMGKIIISASGIASHDCREIQIKEAGKNLYVVGDFQKDISNYKTYSHKVSVVSAIMAEIALKRGGYIEE, encoded by the coding sequence ATGAAGATAGGAATAGCTGGAAGTGGCGGAATAGGCTCTAATGTAGCTGTACATCTTGTGAGATTAGGAGTAAAAGAACTAAAATTTGGCGACTTTGATGTTATTGAAGAATCTAATCTCAACAGACAGTTTTATTTTAAAGATCAGATAGGAAAATATAAAGCAGAGATGTTATATGAAAATCTGAAAAGGATAAATCCTGATGGAGATTTTCAATATGATATTATTAAATTTGAAAGGGAGAATATAAAAGAATTTTTTCAAGACTGTGATATAATAATAGAAGGTTTTGATAAAAAAGAGTATAAAAGTATGCTTGTAGAGGAATTATACCCAATGGGAAAAATTATAATATCTGCTTCAGGAATAGCCAGTCATGACTGTAGGGAAATTCAAATTAAAGAGGCAGGAAAAAATTTATATGTAGTAGGAGATTTTCAAAAAGATATTTCCAATTATAAAACATATTCTCATAAGGTATCCGTAGTGTCTGCCATCATGGCAGAAATAGCATTAAAAAGAGGTGGATATATTGAGGAATAG
- the thiE gene encoding thiamine phosphate synthase, with protein MRNRIDIPKGLYGITGDNFANGKSNYQCVEEMIKGGIKIIQYRDKKKSSKEKVEEVKAIRELCRKNNVFFIVNDDVAIAMLVDADGVHVGQDDMKPDDVRKLIGVDKIIGLSTHSEEQGIAAYNNENVDYIGVGPIFPTTTKDTAPVGLEYLEFAVRNLHLPFIAIGGIKDYNIDEIINRGAQRICLVSDILGAENICKKIISLNNKILKK; from the coding sequence TTGAGGAATAGAATAGATATACCAAAAGGGCTCTACGGAATAACAGGAGATAATTTTGCCAATGGAAAGAGTAATTATCAATGTGTAGAGGAAATGATAAAAGGCGGAATCAAAATAATTCAATATAGAGATAAGAAAAAAAGCTCTAAAGAAAAGGTTGAAGAAGTAAAAGCAATAAGAGAACTTTGCAGAAAAAATAATGTATTTTTTATAGTAAATGATGATGTAGCTATTGCTATGCTTGTAGATGCTGACGGGGTGCATGTAGGACAGGATGATATGAAACCAGATGATGTAAGAAAACTTATAGGTGTGGATAAAATAATAGGTTTATCTACTCATTCAGAGGAACAGGGAATAGCAGCATATAATAATGAAAATGTAGATTATATTGGGGTAGGACCCATATTTCCTACTACTACAAAAGATACAGCTCCAGTGGGATTGGAATATTTAGAATTTGCTGTAAGGAATCTTCATCTGCCTTTTATAGCCATAGGCGGAATAAAAGATTATAATATAGATGAAATAATAAATAGAGGAGCTCAAAGAATATGTCTTGTGAGTGATATTCTTGGTGCAGAGAATATATGTAAAAAAATTATAAGCCTAAATAATAAAATTTTGAAAAAGTAA
- a CDS encoding GntR family transcriptional regulator produces the protein MLKIYDDIMGKTNSSFAYKILKENILRLDLKPGAELREIDLFHSLNMSRTPIREALILLKHDGLIETLPQSGTFVTKIDKEKFEDGRMLRICVEEKMIQLACDNFSQDYLRRLEDNLAKQKFILDTTRDYVEFHKLDVEFHQVIFEGVGYRDLFKVTTDNFFDYQRVRVLNSSNKIKDNFIQESHLKILDIIKNKKKDKVHELLNEHFSRLPAKLEHFIEEYPFYFK, from the coding sequence GTGCTGAAGATATATGACGATATAATGGGCAAAACAAATTCTAGTTTTGCATATAAAATATTGAAAGAGAATATACTTAGACTTGATTTAAAGCCAGGAGCGGAGCTTCGTGAAATTGATTTATTTCATTCTCTTAATATGAGCCGTACACCTATCAGGGAAGCACTTATTCTTTTAAAACATGATGGACTAATAGAAACCCTTCCTCAAAGTGGAACTTTTGTTACTAAAATAGATAAAGAAAAATTTGAAGATGGAAGAATGTTAAGAATTTGTGTAGAAGAGAAAATGATACAATTAGCTTGTGATAATTTTTCACAAGATTATCTAAGAAGATTAGAAGATAATCTTGCAAAGCAGAAATTTATTCTTGATACAACTAGAGATTATGTAGAATTTCATAAATTAGATGTGGAGTTTCATCAAGTAATATTTGAAGGAGTTGGATATAGAGATTTATTTAAAGTAACTACAGATAATTTTTTTGATTATCAGAGAGTCAGAGTTTTAAATTCATCAAATAAGATAAAGGATAATTTTATTCAGGAAAGTCATTTAAAAATATTAGACATTATTAAAAATAAGAAGAAAGATAAAGTTCATGAATTGCTTAATGAACATTTTTCAAGATTGCCAGCAAAACTTGAACATTTCATTGAAGAATATCCATTTTATTTTAAATAA